TAGAAATCTATAACAAAAAGTATCGTAGAAacaaacacaaaaaaaactaaaaaaggGGTGAATAGATATAAATCAGATATAGAAATAGATATAACCTATGCAGGAGCGACACTAAAAAGAACGGAAACACTCTCACCATGATGAATCCGACGAATGCACTCTGCCAAAACACCAGAAATGTCAATGGTTTCAATTTTACTGCAAAGACTGCGCTTATCATCATGGGGAATGGTGTTGGTGACGATAACCTTTTCCAAAGCACTTTCATTGATAACTTTAATTGCTTTACCACTCAAGATGCCATGGGTTACAATGGCATACACAGCCTTAGCACCGTTATCTTTCAAAGTCTTGGCGGCCAAACCAAGGGTTCCACAAGTATCGGCCATGTCGTCTACAAGAATGGCAAGCTTATCACGAACGTCACCCACCAAAACCATACGAGACACCTCGTTCGCTTTCTGACGCTCTTTGTGAATTAATGCAAAATCAAGGTCTAAACGATCCGCCAAGGCAGTTGCACGCTTAGCACCACCGGCATCCGGGGATACGATGACAGTAGGGTTCACGGTGGTATCAATGTTTTCACGAATATATCGTAAAACAGAAGGTTCGGCATACAACTAAATAGTATGTTAGAATACATATAAAGACAAATAGTTCTCAAACAACGTCATCTTTGCACTCATACATTATCAACGGgaacattaaaaaaaccttGGATTTGAGAAGCGTGCAAATCCATGGTAATGATGTGATTGCAACCAGCGGTTTGGAGCATATTGGCAACCAATCGAGCGGTAATGGGAGCACGacttttatcttttttgtcTTGTCGAGCATAGGGGAAACAGGGAATAATGGCGGTAATACGACGGGCGCTCGCAGAACGACAAGCATTAATCATAATTAAAAGTTCCATCAAATGATCGTTAATAGAACCACATCCAGTTTGCAAAATAAACACATCTTCATCACGAACGGATTCGCCAATTGTGACGGAAGTTTCACGATTTGAATATTGAACAACAGCAACCTTTCCCAAGCTAAGGCCAATtctatttacaaatttttagttAGTTCATTAACTATTCATGAAATTCACCAAACGCCCATCAATTCCCAGACTACAGGAGCGTTTCTTTCACATTTTTCACCAGCTCTACGAAACCCTCAAATTTTATCGTAGAGCTACCGAACCAACTCATACCTTCTCGCGACTTTCTCCGCAAGCTCTGGATGAGAGTTTCCAGCAAAAATCTTGATCGAATTGGATGCCAtggttgtttttttactgCACAGGTGTTTGTGAAACGACAAGTTATCGTTTTTACTAAAGTCCCACAAGGAGTCGATAGAATACTTGTGAAGAAATGtacaagaaaaattacctaaagtttattaaaaaagtagtaaaaaaaacaaaaagaagttttttttccacgtttgtgtattttttaaagattttattttttccacCGTCTATCTTAGGGCGTTCGAGCCCGGTCATTATATATGTATCGACCTGCAGAAAATCTGCTCTACCAGCTTTCCACCGGAACAGCCGCGGCACCCATTCTCCTGGGTGTCGAGGACAATTCTCCATCCAAGTAACAACGTCTCAATAAGTAACATGGTTTGAGATGATCAGCTTGGATGGAAAATCTTACttatacaaacaaaacactaaaaaactaaataaaattaatggGTGCTGCACCTGCAATCAGCATAGATTCATCAAAGGAAACTCAACTATGCATCTAAAGAAACAATGAGCGCCCAGTGCGAAAAAGTTGGCAAATGACTTATGGCATTTACTACGTAGAAAGCTTTATGCTCAAGCTAACATGTTCATAAACGAAAGTTAAACAAATAAGGACTGAAAACcaataaagaaaaggaaacaatGGTAAATCACAACATGAGGCGATCTGGATGGATTGGAGTTGGGCACGAAAAGTAAAGTTTTGTTACCGACAATTAATAAGTCCAAGTTTGCTTCCCCTGTAAAGtgtaatgaaataaaaggaataaaaatctatttattaaaaagctacaaaaatagatttggctcttttttgttttcatttatcaTCGTCATTTGGAGAAAGACATAACATTAGAATATTTGGCAAAGCAAGCTTCTTCATGATTCATCAAGACACAAAGGTCATTATATTTGAAACAATTATCCAAATTTGGATAATAACGGTGAATGGTAAAATAGACTGAAAATAGTCTAGCATTACGTTGGGCGGAGAGATAgcataaaagaaataacagtaaagaaaaggaaaagataGGAGAGGTGAAATGCAATtatcaaattgaaaaaaaatgcttggctttaaaaaaaggtgGTGCATAACGCTCACACCATTACTGCAATGTATAATCGAACATTCCCCCTTTGCTTGTCGCTCATATTCCTGTATTTATCCACTTTTTGATATTATCCgagaaaaaagtaaaaaaagcttCATTAAGGAATCTGAAATAATAGCACCTGTTTCACTTCGTTGGGGTCAAGGACTCCGGCACACTGGCTGCTACCGTGTGAAAGGAGTCACTAACGCTATTATAGGAAGCATCgggagaagaagaagagagCGGTGATGTTGGTAAAgcttttttggatttttttttgcctGCTTTCCGGACTGGGGAAGAGGCATTGATAACCTGAGGACTTGATATAATATTTGGACCTTTTTGGGTAGTATTGTTGGaattattctttttgcCTTTTGAAATAGATGAAGGATTTGTTTGCAAATTGGAGTCCATTTCCGAAGAAGGTAAAGATTTGTCAATTGGAGGACCGTTCCAGgctttacaaaataaacaaacataTCGTACATCAGAAGCCTTTTCTCCATAAGAAGCAAGACCATTGTGATGGAAACAATGGGAGCAAATGAGAGCTTCACGATTGTTTTCGCTATTTTCGTTGGCGCCTACAAGACCTTCCAAAACCCGATCGTACCAATGTTGTGGATGCATGGGatctgaagaagaagaggaagacCCTGGTACGCTTTTTGCAGCAGCGGCATTGGAAAGCTTCTTTTGTGCAAGGGTTGGCTGTTCACCGTATTTTTCCAGCAGAGCTTGGGTCTCGAAATATTCCTTTCtactttttaaagcatctaatatttttcttttttccgCATTTAATTTATGTAAATTCATTCTAGCACGCGACAATCTTTTTTCACAAAACCACGCAATTGCCCATCGAAACATGTAAAGActaaacaaacaaaaattagtGAGTGAATTCATGCCAAAGCAGTACAATGCCTAACTATAATGTACGGCAGATGTCAATGCATACCTAAAAACACCTAAGATGTATAGAGAGATTCGAAAAAGCTTAGAGAATAAAGGATGTTGGAACAGGATGGATGAGCGACTTGCCCAAACTGCCATACCAATCGTATAGATTGCCAAAGAGCACACAGTATACCgaaataaaatctttttcttttgactTTGAATATTATCAATATTATACTGAGCCTCTTCCAGCTTCATCTCCAATCGATCCAACTCCCCACCAAAATCGAACTCCTTCTTCTAATCACATGTTAGTGACTTTGAGCCTCTAAAAACTGAGAAATCCTCCTTTACAAaccttttgaaaaaaccAGCCcatgttaataaattaataacgTCTAACCTTTCAACGACTCACTTGACaatgaataatttttgcTTATGGTTAGGAGAGTCGCAAGTGCTCGTTTCTATGAGAAGCTCTATCCAAATCACGGTTTTGCATCGTGCTATGAAATAACGTTATTAAGTATTACATTATACTTGTTTGCGAATTTTATCGAGTTGTGCTATTTGAAACTATGAGCGCAATCGATTTGCAGCGCGGCCTTACCGAGGGAATCTTACAAAGTGACTTTTGGACGAAAGTTGTGATTTTGCTATTTTGGTCAGATGAAGTagatttttaattgattttgctagaaaaaaaaaaccattgGCTTCACATTTTGAACAACGCTCAGCCTTGAATGATGGCGACTGCAATCATAATAGAGAAGTAAATCAACAAATCTATTCCTTCAAAGGGTACTAAAGCAAAAATgtgaatatttttaaatcagGTATAGGCTTTCACTGCATAttcgctttttttttttttgtttctctttTGTATTGCGACAACTTTAGTGAATCGCTTGAAGTAATATTCTGATACACTTATGGGtttgcttctttaaaatacgattctttttgctttttgaaatattttaatatcacaatctattaaattttttaaaattttgatcaTTTATACGATTATGAACTTTCATGAATCGCACCAACCTTC
Above is a genomic segment from Schizosaccharomyces pombe strain 972h- genome assembly, chromosome: III containing:
- a CDS encoding ribose-phosphate pyrophosphokinase, translated to MASNSIKIFAGNSHPELAEKVARRIGLSLGKVAVVQYSNRETSVTIGESVRDEDVFILQTGCGSINDHLMELLIMINACRSASARRITAIIPCFPYARQDKKDKSRAPITARLVANMLQTAGCNHIITMDLHASQIQGFFNVPVDNLYAEPSVLRYIRENIDTTVNPTVIVSPDAGGAKRATALADRLDLDFALIHKERQKANEVSRMVLVGDVRDKLAILVDDMADTCGTLGLAAKTLKDNGAKAVYAIVTHGILSGKAIKVINESALEKVIVTNTIPHDDKRSLCSKIETIDISGVLAECIRRIHHGESVSVLFSVAPA
- the lnp1 gene encoding protein lunapark, which codes for MGWFFQKKKEFDFGGELDRLEMKLEEAQYNIDNIQSQKKKILFRYTVCSLAIYTIGMAVWASRSSILFQHPLFSKLFRISLYILGVFSLYMFRWAIAWFCEKRLSRARMNLHKLNAEKRKILDALKSRKEYFETQALLEKYGEQPTLAQKKLSNAAAAKSVPGSSSSSSDPMHPQHWYDRVLEGLVGANENSENNREALICSHCFHHNGLASYGEKASDVRYVCLFCKAWNGPPIDKSLPSSEMDSNLQTNPSSISKGKKNNSNNTTQKGPNIISSPQVINASSPVRKAGKKKSKKALPTSPLSSSSPDASYNSVSDSFHTVAASVPESLTPTK